The Juglans microcarpa x Juglans regia isolate MS1-56 chromosome 2S, Jm3101_v1.0, whole genome shotgun sequence genome has a window encoding:
- the LOC121252636 gene encoding NAC domain-containing protein 100-like, which translates to MENFSSLREEDEQIELPAGFRFHPTDEELITHYLSQKVLNAHFSARAIGEVDLNKCEPWELPLRAKMGEKEWYFFCVRDRKYPTGLRTNRATDSGYWKATGKDKEIYRRKALVGMKKTLVFYKGRAPKGERTDWVMHEYRLEGKYSVHNLPKTAKNEWVICRVFKKISAGKKTHISGLVNLGSYAKGPRPSLLPPLMDLSPYNSRTRTDVGETTHVTCFSDPMEEHETKEDMVDGFNSTPGLAAASSSSPNPSYNISYAPNSSYHSNTGNFQFSESILMHDQSILRMLLENHDPMMKRNTKAEFFSPETGFSTDISSAVTDQEMVMQRSFGDQENPSSSAGPGLWSYQV; encoded by the exons ATGGAAAACTTTTCCAGCCTAAGAGAAGAAGACGAGCAAATAGAATTGCCTGCAGGTTTTCGATTTCACCCAACTGATGAAGAGCTTATAACTCACTACCTATCCCAAAAGGTTCTTAACGCCCACTTCTCAGCCAGAGCAATTGGCGAAGTTGATTTGAACAAGTGTGAGCCTTGGGAGTTGCCAT TGAGGGCTAAAATGGGTGAGAAGGAATGGTATTTCTTCTGTGTTAGAGACAGAAAGTACCCAACTGGTTTAAGGACGAACAGGGCTACAGATTCTGGGTATTGGAAAGCGACAGGCAAAGACAAGGAGATATACAGGAGGAAAGCCCTCGTTGGAATGAAGAAAACTCTTGTTTTCTACAAGGGGAGGGCTCCTAAAGGGGAAAGAACCGATTGGGTCATGCATGAATACAGATTAGAGGGGAAATATTCTGTACACAACCTCCCCAAAACAGCCAAG AACGAGTGGGTTATATGCAgagtttttaagaaaatctcAGCTGGGAAGAAAACCCACATTTCAGGGTTGGTGAACCTAGGCTCCTACGCAAAGGGACCGCGTCCTTCACTATTGCCTCCATTGATGGATTTATCTCCGTACAACAGCAGAACAAGAACCGATGTTGGTGAGACGACTCACGTGACCTGCTTCTCCGATCCAATGGAGGAGCACGAGACCAAGGAAGACATGGTGGATGGCTTCAACAGTACTCCTGGCTTAGCTGCtgcttcatcttcttccccaaATCCTTCTTATAATATTTCCTATGCTCCAAATTCGTCTTACCATTCGAACACGGGGAATTTCCAGTTTTCAGAGTCAATCTTGATGCACGACCAGTCCATACTGAGGATGTTACTTGAAAATCATGATCCGATGATGAAGCGGAATACAAAAGCAGAGTTCTTCTCACCCGAAACAGGCTTTAGTACGGATATATCTTCGGCGGTAACGGACCAGGAAATGGTCATGCAAAGGTCTTTTGGAGATCAAGAGAATCCATCAAGTTCTGCAGGACCAGGTTTATGGAGTTACCAagtttga
- the LOC121252637 gene encoding pentatricopeptide repeat-containing protein At5g15300, translating into MIRKRTNDRSANRPQRSTIWQKCTSLRALKEAHAFVLVNGFNSNPSALREIIFAGAVTISGTIEYAHQLFAHITEPDNFMWNTMIRGSAQSPDPLNAISIYKRMEDRQVKPDNFTFPFVLKACTRLSWVKMGFGFHGKVVKYGFQSNTFIRNTLIYFHANCGELSVARALFDESAKSDVVPWSALTAGYARRGELGIARQLFDEMPVRDLVSWNVMITGYVKQGEMESARKLFIKVPKRDVVTWNAMIAGYVLCGLNEQALEMFEEMGSVGERPDEVTMLSLLSACADLGNLDAGQKIHCNILEICSGDLSILLGNALIDMYAKCGSIERALDVFRGMRDRDVSTWNSVIGGLAFHGHAKESIDLFIKMRRLKVRPNEITFVGVLVACSHAGKVEEGRGYFNLMKNKYKIEPNIRHCGCMVDLLGRAGQLKEAFEFIDSMEIEPNAIVWRTLLGACRIHGNVELARRANERLLEMRRDQSGDYVLLSNIYASRGEWDGVEKMRKLMDDSGVRKEPGFSLIEADDRALMQFLFDSKPQWKSRVSNR; encoded by the coding sequence ATGATCCGAAAGAGAACGAACGACAGGAGTGCCAACCGTCCCCAACGGTCAACCATATGGCAAAAATGCACCAGCCTGCGGGCTCTGAAAGAAGCCCATGCTTTTGTACTCGTCAACGGCTTCAACTCCAATCCCTCCGCTCTCAGAGAGATCATTTTCGCTGGTGCGGTTACTATTTCAGGTACCATAGAATACGCGCACCAATTGTTCGCTCATATTACGGAACCAGACAACTTCATGTGGAACACCATGATTAGAGGCTCTGCTCAGAGCCCCGACCCTTTAAACGCGATTTCGATTTACAAAAGGATGGAGGATCGGCAAGTAAAGCCCGATAACTTCACTTTCCCGTTTGTACTCAAAGCCTGCACTAGGCTCTCTTGGGTCAAGATGGGATTTGGGTTTCATGGGAAGGTGGTGAAGTATGGGTTCCAGTCAAATACGTTTATTAGAAATAcccttatttattttcatgcaaaTTGTGGTGAGTTGAGTGTTGCTAGAGCACTATTTGACGAATCGGCAAAAAGTGATGTTGTACCTTGGTCAGCCTTGACAGCTGGGTATGCGAGGCGTGGGGAGTTGGGTATTGCGAGGCAGCTCTTTGATGAAATGCCGGTTAGAGATTTGGTCTCTTGGAATGTCATGATAACGGGCTATGTGAAGCAAGGGGAGATGGAGAGCGCTAGGAAACTCTTTATCAAGGTTCCAAAGAGAGATGTGGTGACTTGGAATGCGATGATTGCGGGGTATGTGCTTTGCGGATTGAATGAACAGGCACTGGAGATGTTTGAGGAGATGGGAAGTGTGGGAGAGCGGCCAGATGAGGTGACCATGTTGAGTCTATTGTCCGCTTGTGCTGATTTGGGAAATTTAGATGCTGGGCAGAAGATACACTGCAACATTTTGGAAATTTGTTCTGGAGATTTGAGTATTTTGCTTGGGAATGCACTTATAGATATGTACGCCAAGTGCGGGAGTATTGAGAGAGCACTCGATGTGTTCAGAGGGATGAGAGACAGAGATGTATCTACTTGGAATTCAGTGATAGGGGGCTTGGCTTTCCATGGCCACGCCAAGGAATCAATTGATCTGTTTATCAAGATGAGGAGGTTGAAAGTCAGGCCAAATGAGATCACTTTCGTCGGTGTCTTGGTTGCTTGCAGTCATGCAGGAAAAGTTGAAGAGGGACGAGGATACTTCAATCTTATGAAGAATAAGTATAAAATCGAGCCAAACATTAGGCATTGTGGGTGCATGGTGGACTTGCTTGGGCGAGCAGGGCAACTAAAGGAAGCATTTGAGTTCATAGACTCGATGGAGATTGAGCCCAATGCCATTGTTTGGAGGACTCTGCTTGGGGCCTGCAGAATACATGGAAATGTTGAATTGGCAAGGCGTGCAAATGAGCGGCTACTTGAAATGAGAAGGGACCAGAGTGGGGATTATGTACTTCTATCTAACATATATGCTTCAAGGGGCGAGTGGGATGGGGTTGAGAAGATGAGAAAGTTGATGGATGACAGTGGGGTGAGGAAAGAGCCTGGCTTTAGCCTGATTGAAGCAGATGACAGAGCTCTCATGCAGTTTTTATTTGATTCAAAACCTCAGTGGAAGTCGAGAGTTTCAAATAGGTGA